In Kitasatospora sp. NA04385, a single genomic region encodes these proteins:
- the pcrA gene encoding DNA helicase PcrA: MSSLFDDLPLPGFERPAVGSSPRPAAQQWSQEEAPPPDEPYDDGGYDPGYAEEDIPDGLFATDHAAEAERDAWHRNGAARTVVDPAQLLEGMNDPQREAVLHAGSPLLIVAGAGSGKTRVLTHRIAHLLAARGVQPGEILAITFTNKAAGEMRERVEALVGPRAKAMWVSTFHSACVRILRREAKQLGMNSSFSIYDSADSQRLMALVCRDLDLDPKQFPPKSFTAKVSNLKNELIDEETYADQAANPMEKKLAEAYFLYQRRLREANALDFDDIIMTTVHLLQAFPDVAEHYRRRFRHILVDEYQDTNHAQYTLVRELSGGSAAHAPRMTVDGEYVNPAEAQLAQLPPAELCVVGDADQSIYAFRGATIRNILQFEEDYPDATTILLEQNYRSTQTILTAANSVIERNTNRRKKNLWTAGDQGEQVVGYVADDEHGEAQFIAEEIDRLTDAGDARPGDVAIFYRTNAQSRVFEEVFIRVGLPYKVVGGVRFYERKEVKDVLAYLRVLSNPEDTVPLRRILNVPKRGIGERAEAMIDALASRERISFAAALRRVDEAYGMAARSANAVKKFNELLAGLRQVVESGAGPAAVLEAVLEETGYLAELQSSTDPQDETRVENLQELAAVALEYEKDPGERPEGDEGPPVGSLADFLGRVALVADSDQIPDEEDGAGVITMMTLHTAKGLEFPVVFLTGMEDGIFPHMRALNQVKELEEERRLAYVGLTRARQRLYLTRSVLRSAWGQPSYNPASRFLEEIPDKLIEWKRTGAAAVPPSRGYSSSGSSGSGSARGSGFSAAASPKAGWGKSARTVTDREVVGLAVGDRVSHDSFGLGTVVATQGVGDKARATVDFGSAGRKELLLRYAPVEKL; this comes from the coding sequence ATGAGTAGCCTCTTCGATGACCTCCCGCTCCCCGGCTTCGAGCGCCCCGCCGTCGGGTCGAGCCCCCGCCCCGCAGCTCAGCAGTGGTCCCAGGAGGAGGCACCGCCCCCGGACGAACCGTACGACGACGGCGGGTACGACCCCGGCTACGCCGAGGAGGACATCCCGGACGGGCTGTTCGCCACCGACCACGCCGCCGAGGCCGAGCGCGACGCCTGGCACCGCAACGGCGCGGCCCGCACCGTGGTCGACCCGGCGCAGCTGCTGGAGGGCATGAACGACCCGCAGCGCGAGGCCGTGCTGCACGCCGGCTCGCCGCTGCTGATCGTGGCCGGCGCCGGCTCCGGCAAGACCCGGGTGCTCACCCACCGGATCGCCCACCTGCTGGCCGCGCGCGGCGTGCAGCCCGGCGAGATCCTGGCGATCACCTTCACCAACAAGGCCGCCGGGGAGATGCGCGAGCGGGTCGAGGCGCTGGTCGGCCCGCGCGCCAAGGCGATGTGGGTCTCCACCTTCCACAGCGCGTGCGTGCGCATCCTGCGCCGCGAGGCCAAGCAGCTGGGCATGAACTCCAGCTTCTCGATCTACGACTCGGCGGACTCCCAGCGCCTGATGGCCCTGGTCTGCCGGGACCTCGACCTCGACCCCAAGCAGTTCCCGCCGAAGTCCTTCACCGCCAAGGTCAGCAACCTCAAGAACGAGCTGATCGACGAGGAGACGTACGCCGACCAGGCCGCCAACCCGATGGAGAAGAAGCTCGCCGAGGCGTACTTCCTCTACCAGCGGCGGCTGCGCGAGGCCAACGCCCTCGACTTCGACGACATCATCATGACCACCGTCCACCTGCTGCAGGCGTTCCCCGACGTCGCCGAGCACTACCGGCGCCGGTTCCGGCACATCCTGGTCGACGAGTACCAGGACACCAACCACGCCCAGTACACGCTGGTGCGCGAGCTCTCCGGCGGCTCCGCCGCCCACGCGCCCCGGATGACCGTCGACGGCGAGTACGTGAACCCCGCCGAGGCGCAGCTCGCGCAGCTCCCGCCCGCCGAGCTGTGCGTGGTCGGCGACGCCGACCAGTCGATCTACGCCTTCCGCGGCGCGACCATCCGCAACATCCTCCAGTTCGAGGAGGACTACCCGGACGCGACGACGATCCTGCTGGAGCAGAACTACCGCTCCACCCAGACCATCCTCACCGCCGCCAACTCGGTCATCGAGCGCAACACCAACCGCCGCAAGAAGAACCTGTGGACGGCGGGCGACCAGGGCGAGCAGGTCGTCGGCTACGTCGCCGACGACGAGCACGGCGAGGCCCAGTTCATCGCCGAGGAGATCGACCGCCTCACCGACGCGGGCGACGCCCGCCCCGGCGACGTGGCGATCTTCTACCGCACCAACGCCCAGTCCCGGGTGTTCGAGGAGGTGTTCATCCGGGTCGGCCTGCCGTACAAGGTCGTCGGCGGGGTGCGCTTCTACGAGCGCAAGGAGGTCAAGGACGTCCTGGCCTACCTGCGGGTGCTGTCCAACCCCGAGGACACCGTCCCGCTGCGCCGCATCCTCAACGTCCCCAAGCGCGGCATCGGCGAGCGCGCCGAGGCGATGATCGACGCCCTGGCCTCCCGCGAGCGGATCTCCTTCGCCGCCGCGCTGCGCCGGGTCGACGAGGCGTACGGGATGGCCGCGCGCTCCGCCAACGCGGTGAAGAAGTTCAACGAGCTGCTGGCCGGGCTGCGCCAGGTCGTCGAGTCCGGGGCCGGGCCGGCCGCCGTGCTGGAGGCGGTGCTGGAGGAGACCGGGTACCTCGCCGAGCTCCAGTCCTCCACCGACCCGCAGGACGAGACCCGGGTGGAGAACCTCCAGGAGCTCGCCGCGGTCGCCCTCGAGTACGAGAAGGACCCGGGGGAGCGCCCCGAGGGCGACGAGGGCCCGCCGGTCGGCTCGCTCGCCGACTTCCTGGGGCGGGTCGCGCTGGTCGCCGATTCCGATCAGATCCCGGACGAGGAGGACGGCGCGGGCGTCATCACGATGATGACCCTGCACACCGCCAAGGGCCTGGAGTTCCCGGTCGTCTTCCTCACCGGCATGGAGGACGGGATCTTCCCGCACATGCGGGCCCTCAACCAGGTCAAGGAGCTGGAGGAGGAGCGCCGCCTCGCCTACGTCGGCCTCACCCGGGCCAGGCAGCGGCTCTACCTGACCCGCTCGGTGCTGCGCAGCGCCTGGGGGCAGCCCTCCTACAACCCGGCCTCGCGCTTCCTGGAGGAGATCCCCGACAAGCTGATCGAGTGGAAGCGCACCGGCGCGGCCGCGGTGCCGCCCTCGCGCGGCTACTCCTCGTCCGGCTCCTCCGGCTCGGGCTCCGCGCGGGGCTCCGGCTTCTCCGCCGCCGCCTCCCCGAAGGCCGGCTGGGGCAAGTCCGCGCGGACGGTCACCGACCGGGAGGTCGTCGGGCTCGCCGTCGGCGACCGGGTCAGCCACGACAGCTTCGGCCTCGGCACCGTCGTCGCCACCCAGGGCGTCGGCGACAAGGCCCGGGCGACGGTCGACTTCGGCTCGGCCGGGCGCAAGGAGCTGCTGCTGCGGTACGCCCCCGTCGAGAAGCTCTGA
- a CDS encoding MerR family transcriptional regulator has protein sequence MRIGELAERTGLSRDTLRFYERTGLLASRRLPNGYRDFPPEAEPWLRYVRTAQALGFSLAEIARTGAELSAAPDAAERLSELFREKIALIDARAAELAALRADLADRVGTGCPLAPA, from the coding sequence GTGCGCATCGGGGAACTCGCCGAACGGACCGGGCTGAGCCGCGACACGCTGCGCTTCTACGAGCGCACCGGGCTGCTGGCCTCCCGCCGGCTGCCCAACGGCTACCGGGACTTCCCGCCCGAGGCGGAGCCCTGGCTGCGGTACGTCCGCACCGCGCAGGCGCTCGGCTTCTCGCTCGCCGAGATCGCCCGCACCGGCGCGGAGTTGAGCGCCGCGCCGGACGCCGCCGAGCGGCTCTCCGAGCTGTTCCGGGAGAAGATCGCGCTGATCGACGCCCGGGCGGCGGAGCTCGCCGCCCTGCGCGCCGACCTGGCCGACCGGGTCGGCACCGGCTGCCCGCTGGCCCCGGCCTGA
- a CDS encoding DUF5682 family protein: protein MSATAAGAGAGAGAAEVTLLGVRHHGPGSARAVAAALAALRPDAVLIEGPPEADDLVAAAAGKDMVPPVALLAHVADDPARAAFWPLAEFSPEWVALRYGLDAGVPVHFIDLPAAQSLALGPRGARDEGPLADGDGGASGGDGGASGGDENSAAGGDTSGRDGASGEGEGPGVPGGTSGPGPVDPIAELAAAAGHPDPEAWWEDAVEHRTPDGDPLAPFAALAEAMAALREHHPAERRDLVREAAMRQRVRAARKAGHRRIAVVCGAWHVPALAVLPTVAHDRALLAGLPKKLKVELTWVPWTHRRLSQHTGYGAGIDSPGWYHHLFTAPGQPVTRWMTKVAELLRAEDHPVSSAHVIEAVRLADGLAAVRGRPLPGLTETLDAVRAVMCDGSDVALALVRERLVVGDALGEVPDGVPAVPLQRDLTRLQRSLRLKPEAAPRDLVLDLREGLGVERSRLLHRLRLLGLDWGRPSRDGVNSTGTFRETWQLVWEPEFSVRLVEAGQWGTTVRSAATHKAIAEAEGAELTALTALAEQCLLADLPDALPEVMRLLADRAALDTDAGHLAAALPALVRTLRYGDVRSTDTGSLTAVAHGLAERLGLALPAACTGLDADGASARRAELDAVHQAIALLGGDTVERWAGTLAALAAREPHGGPATGVPGLLRGRAVRLLLDDGRLDTEEAGRWLGLVLSTASDPADAGGWVEGFVSGGGALLLHDPALLGLLDGWLCGVSPDAFTDLLPVLRRTFSSLETGVRHTIGSRVAAGPLGAPAAASAPSAPLDEERAGATTEVLALLLGVSLPPPRFPRQPDRRATA from the coding sequence ATGAGCGCCACGGCCGCGGGCGCCGGGGCCGGGGCCGGGGCCGCGGAGGTGACGCTGCTCGGGGTGCGCCACCACGGCCCCGGCTCGGCCCGCGCGGTGGCCGCCGCACTGGCCGCCCTGCGGCCGGACGCGGTGCTGATCGAGGGCCCGCCGGAGGCCGACGACCTGGTCGCGGCCGCCGCCGGGAAGGACATGGTGCCGCCGGTCGCGCTGCTCGCGCACGTCGCCGACGACCCGGCGCGGGCCGCGTTCTGGCCGCTGGCCGAGTTCTCGCCCGAGTGGGTGGCGCTGCGGTACGGGCTGGACGCCGGGGTGCCCGTCCACTTCATCGACCTGCCCGCCGCGCAGAGCCTCGCGCTCGGCCCGCGCGGCGCCCGGGACGAGGGCCCGCTCGCGGACGGCGACGGGGGTGCTTCCGGCGGCGACGGGGGTGCTTCCGGCGGCGACGAAAACTCCGCCGCCGGGGGTGACACGTCCGGCCGTGACGGAGCGTCAGGAGAGGGGGAGGGGCCGGGAGTGCCGGGGGGCACTTCCGGGCCCGGGCCCGTCGACCCGATCGCCGAACTCGCCGCCGCCGCGGGCCACCCCGACCCGGAGGCCTGGTGGGAGGACGCGGTCGAGCACCGCACCCCCGACGGCGACCCGCTGGCCCCGTTCGCGGCCCTCGCCGAGGCGATGGCGGCGCTGCGCGAGCACCACCCGGCCGAGCGCCGCGACCTGGTCCGCGAGGCCGCGATGCGCCAGCGCGTCCGGGCCGCCCGCAAGGCCGGGCACCGGCGGATCGCCGTGGTCTGCGGCGCCTGGCACGTCCCGGCGCTGGCCGTGCTGCCGACCGTCGCGCACGACCGGGCGCTGCTCGCCGGGCTGCCGAAGAAGCTCAAGGTCGAACTGACCTGGGTGCCGTGGACGCACCGCCGGCTGTCCCAGCACACCGGCTACGGCGCGGGCATCGATTCGCCCGGCTGGTACCACCACCTGTTCACCGCCCCCGGGCAGCCGGTCACCCGCTGGATGACCAAGGTCGCCGAGCTGCTCCGGGCCGAGGACCACCCGGTCTCCTCCGCGCACGTCATCGAGGCGGTCCGGCTCGCCGACGGCCTCGCCGCGGTGCGCGGCCGCCCGCTGCCCGGCCTCACCGAGACGCTGGACGCGGTGCGCGCCGTGATGTGCGACGGCTCGGACGTCGCGCTCGCCCTGGTCCGCGAGCGCCTGGTGGTCGGCGACGCGCTCGGCGAAGTCCCCGACGGGGTGCCCGCCGTGCCGCTCCAGCGGGACCTGACCCGTCTGCAGCGCTCCCTGCGGCTCAAGCCGGAGGCCGCCCCCCGGGACCTCGTCCTCGACCTGCGCGAGGGCCTCGGCGTGGAGCGCTCCCGGCTGCTGCACCGGCTGCGGCTGCTCGGCCTGGACTGGGGCCGCCCGTCCCGGGACGGCGTCAACTCCACCGGCACCTTCCGGGAGACCTGGCAGCTCGTCTGGGAGCCCGAGTTCTCCGTCCGCCTGGTCGAAGCCGGCCAGTGGGGCACCACCGTGCGCTCGGCCGCCACCCACAAGGCGATCGCCGAGGCCGAGGGCGCCGAGCTGACCGCCCTGACCGCGCTCGCCGAGCAGTGCCTGCTGGCCGACCTGCCCGACGCGCTGCCCGAGGTGATGCGGCTGCTCGCCGACCGCGCCGCGCTCGACACCGACGCCGGGCACCTGGCCGCCGCGCTGCCCGCGCTGGTGCGGACCCTGCGCTACGGCGACGTCCGCTCCACCGACACCGGCTCGCTCACCGCCGTCGCCCACGGCCTGGCCGAGCGGCTCGGCCTCGCGCTGCCCGCCGCCTGCACCGGCCTCGACGCGGACGGCGCGAGCGCCCGCCGCGCCGAACTGGACGCCGTCCACCAGGCGATCGCCCTGCTCGGCGGCGACACCGTCGAACGCTGGGCCGGCACGCTGGCCGCACTGGCCGCCCGCGAACCGCACGGCGGTCCCGCGACGGGCGTCCCCGGCCTGCTGCGCGGCCGCGCGGTGCGGCTGCTGCTGGACGACGGGCGGCTCGACACCGAGGAGGCCGGGCGCTGGCTCGGCCTGGTGCTGTCCACCGCCTCCGACCCGGCCGACGCCGGCGGCTGGGTGGAGGGCTTCGTCTCCGGCGGCGGCGCGCTGCTGCTGCACGACCCGGCCCTGCTCGGCCTGCTCGACGGCTGGCTGTGCGGCGTCTCCCCGGACGCCTTCACCGACCTGCTGCCGGTGCTGCGCCGCACCTTCTCCTCGCTGGAGACGGGCGTCCGGCACACCATCGGCTCCCGGGTCGCGGCCGGCCCGCTCGGCGCTCCCGCGGCGGCCTCCGCCCCGAGCGCCCCGCTGGACGAGGAGCGCGCCGGGGCGACCACGGAGGTGCTGGCGCTGCTGCTGGGGGTGTCGCTCCCGCCGCCGCGGTTCCCCCGGCAGCCGGACCGCCGCGCCACGGCCTGA
- a CDS encoding glycosyltransferase family 39 protein, with the protein MISRLGAGGTVPREDNGSLAEGSVRGASPTRDSLLVRLRTATRYALPALAGYAVVRAIGVVVLLLWDGQHGTTALHRLATMWDAYWYQEIADHGYSGTKPMPGPHGLYQPYAFFPVYPVTIRAVGWVLPLSTSYVALLVAWAASLAAAWGIFAVAARLYGRRTGVIAAVLWGVLPYAVVESMAYSELMFTAFAAWTMYAAVTRRWVWAGVLCTLAGLTRPTGVAVAAAVGIGALWAAVTQWTEARRAGELRLRRALWLRPLIGGALAPVGFAAFVAWVGVRKGRWDGYFRVQDAWESHFDYGKSTYDVIHAMITVPGGIWLTDVVVTFTLAGSLALFAVSLLQRQPLTLVVFSGVMLLLAIGDAAYFNSRARFLLPAFALLLPLAAGLARVRTRGVVPSLLTAAALCSALYGGYVAFVYTNSP; encoded by the coding sequence GTGATCAGCAGGCTCGGCGCCGGTGGGACGGTTCCGCGCGAGGACAACGGATCACTGGCCGAGGGGTCCGTCCGAGGTGCCTCGCCGACACGGGACTCGCTGCTGGTCCGGCTCCGGACGGCCACCCGCTACGCGCTGCCCGCGCTGGCCGGCTACGCGGTGGTCCGGGCGATCGGCGTCGTCGTGCTGCTGCTGTGGGACGGCCAGCACGGCACCACCGCACTGCACCGCCTGGCCACCATGTGGGACGCCTACTGGTACCAGGAGATCGCGGACCACGGCTACTCCGGCACCAAGCCGATGCCCGGCCCGCACGGTCTCTACCAGCCGTACGCGTTCTTCCCGGTCTACCCGGTGACGATCCGGGCGGTCGGCTGGGTGCTGCCGCTGTCCACGTCCTACGTGGCCCTGCTGGTGGCCTGGGCCGCCTCGCTGGCCGCGGCGTGGGGGATCTTCGCGGTGGCGGCCCGGTTGTACGGCCGCCGCACGGGCGTGATCGCCGCGGTGCTGTGGGGCGTCCTGCCGTACGCCGTGGTCGAGAGCATGGCGTACTCCGAGCTGATGTTCACCGCCTTCGCGGCCTGGACCATGTACGCGGCGGTGACCCGCCGCTGGGTCTGGGCCGGGGTCCTGTGCACGCTCGCCGGACTCACCAGGCCGACCGGCGTGGCCGTCGCGGCGGCGGTCGGCATCGGGGCGCTGTGGGCGGCGGTCACCCAGTGGACCGAGGCCCGCCGGGCCGGGGAACTGCGCCTGCGGCGGGCGCTGTGGCTGCGCCCGCTGATCGGCGGAGCCCTCGCACCGGTCGGCTTCGCCGCGTTCGTCGCCTGGGTGGGGGTGCGCAAGGGCCGCTGGGACGGCTACTTCCGGGTGCAGGACGCCTGGGAGTCGCACTTCGACTACGGCAAGTCCACGTACGACGTCATCCACGCCATGATCACGGTGCCAGGGGGCATCTGGCTCACCGACGTCGTCGTGACCTTCACCCTGGCGGGCTCGCTGGCGCTGTTCGCGGTCTCCCTGCTCCAGCGCCAGCCGCTCACCCTGGTGGTCTTCAGCGGGGTGATGCTGCTGCTCGCCATCGGCGACGCCGCCTACTTCAACTCGCGCGCCCGCTTCCTGCTGCCCGCCTTCGCCCTCCTGCTGCCGCTGGCCGCGGGTCTGGCCCGGGTGCGGACCCGGGGCGTGGTACCGAGCCTGCTCACCGCCGCGGCCCTGTGCTCGGCCCTGTACGGCGGGTACGTCGCCTTCGTCTACACCAACTCCCCGTGA
- a CDS encoding AAA family ATPase, translating to MTTETTSEVLRQHAEDAFAEELAALARHDDRDRPERWRLSPWAVATYLLGGELADGTVITPKYIGPRRVIEVAVTTLATDRALLLLGVPGTAKTWVSEHLAAAISGDSTLLVQGTAGTPEEAVRYGWNYAQLLAHGPSEDALVPSPLMRAMRDGRIARVEELTRIPADVQDSLITILSEKTLPVPELGSEVQAVRGFNVIATANDRDRGVNELSSALRRRFNTVVLPLPATLEEEVEIVTRRVGQLGRSLDLPELPGGAQEILRVVTVFRELRAGLTADGRTKVKTPSGTLSTAEAISVVTNGLALAAHFGDGVLRAGDVADGIVGAVVRDPVADRQVWREYVEGVVRDRDGWKDFYRAAREVSA from the coding sequence ATGACCACCGAGACGACCAGCGAGGTCCTGCGGCAGCACGCCGAGGACGCGTTCGCCGAGGAGCTGGCCGCCCTCGCCCGGCACGACGACCGGGACCGGCCGGAGCGCTGGCGCCTGTCGCCGTGGGCGGTCGCCACCTACCTGCTGGGCGGCGAGCTCGCCGACGGCACGGTGATCACGCCCAAGTACATCGGCCCGCGCCGGGTGATCGAGGTCGCCGTGACGACGCTGGCCACCGACCGGGCGCTGCTGCTGCTCGGCGTGCCCGGCACCGCCAAGACCTGGGTCTCCGAGCACCTCGCCGCCGCGATCTCCGGAGACTCCACGCTGCTCGTCCAGGGCACCGCGGGCACCCCCGAGGAGGCCGTCCGCTACGGCTGGAACTACGCCCAACTGCTCGCCCACGGCCCGAGCGAGGACGCGCTGGTGCCGTCCCCGCTGATGCGCGCCATGCGGGACGGGCGGATCGCCCGGGTCGAGGAGCTCACCCGCATCCCGGCGGACGTGCAGGACAGCCTGATCACCATCCTGTCCGAGAAGACGCTGCCCGTGCCGGAGCTGGGCTCCGAGGTGCAGGCGGTGCGCGGGTTCAACGTGATCGCCACCGCCAACGACCGGGACCGCGGCGTCAACGAGCTGTCCTCCGCGCTGCGCCGCCGCTTCAACACCGTGGTGCTGCCGCTGCCCGCCACGCTGGAGGAGGAGGTGGAGATCGTCACCCGCCGGGTCGGCCAGCTCGGCCGCTCGCTCGACCTGCCCGAACTGCCGGGCGGCGCCCAGGAGATCCTCCGGGTGGTGACGGTCTTCCGCGAGCTGCGGGCCGGCCTGACGGCCGACGGGCGGACGAAGGTGAAGACCCCCAGCGGCACGCTCTCCACCGCCGAGGCGATCTCGGTGGTCACCAACGGCCTCGCGCTGGCCGCGCACTTCGGCGACGGCGTGCTGCGCGCGGGGGACGTCGCGGACGGCATCGTCGGCGCGGTGGTCCGCGACCCGGTCGCCGACCGGCAGGTGTGGCGGGAGTACGTGGAGGGCGTGGTCCGCGACCGCGACGGCTGGAAGGACTTCTACCGGGCCGCCCGGGAGGTCTCCGCGTGA
- a CDS encoding SWIM zinc finger family protein, with product MEERWSTEHVLSLAPDPASLKAAGKLSGPAPWSATGTGRGALWGLCKGSGSTPYRTAVELGTPAYKCSCPSRKFPCKHALGLLLLWAAGPEAVADGAAPPDWVEEWLDGRGRAAADRAAKAAEQRAKAAEADPAAARKRAARRAERVAGGARELRLRLADGVRRGLADPLPAGAWEEVAARMVDAQAGGLASRVRVLAEAPQDELLEEYAMLHLLAGAYGRIDALPEALAATVRARVGFTTDTADLLAGPTVRDRWHVLGSRDTADDRLTTRRVWLRGAKTGRQALLLAFGRPGQAPDLALPTGRLLEAELAYHPGARPLRAVLGTRYGSPEPAPAAAPAGLTPAGALAEYGAAVAEDPWLDGWPTVLADVVPVRTPDGWQLTDGTHSLPVRRGALPEPALWRLAAVSAGHPVTLFGECGHRGFAPVTAWDAEHRPVPLG from the coding sequence ATGGAGGAACGCTGGAGCACCGAACACGTCCTTTCGCTGGCGCCCGATCCGGCTTCCCTGAAGGCCGCGGGCAAGCTCTCCGGCCCGGCCCCCTGGTCGGCCACCGGCACCGGGCGGGGCGCGCTGTGGGGCCTGTGCAAGGGCAGCGGCAGCACCCCGTACCGGACGGCGGTCGAGCTGGGGACGCCCGCGTACAAGTGCAGCTGCCCGAGCCGGAAGTTCCCGTGCAAGCACGCCCTGGGGCTGCTGCTGCTGTGGGCCGCCGGGCCGGAGGCCGTCGCCGACGGGGCCGCCCCGCCGGACTGGGTCGAGGAGTGGCTGGACGGCCGCGGCCGGGCCGCCGCGGACAGGGCGGCCAAGGCGGCCGAGCAGCGGGCGAAGGCCGCCGAGGCGGACCCGGCGGCCGCCCGGAAGCGGGCCGCCCGCCGGGCCGAGCGGGTCGCGGGCGGCGCCCGCGAGCTGCGGCTGCGGCTGGCCGACGGGGTCCGCCGCGGCCTGGCCGACCCGCTGCCGGCCGGTGCGTGGGAGGAGGTGGCCGCGCGGATGGTCGACGCCCAGGCGGGCGGCCTGGCGTCCCGGGTGCGGGTGCTGGCCGAGGCGCCGCAGGACGAACTGCTGGAGGAGTACGCGATGCTGCACCTGCTGGCCGGCGCCTACGGCCGGATCGACGCCCTGCCGGAGGCCCTCGCGGCGACCGTCCGGGCCCGGGTCGGCTTCACCACCGACACCGCCGACCTGCTCGCCGGCCCGACCGTCCGGGACCGCTGGCACGTCCTGGGCAGCCGGGACACCGCCGACGACCGGCTGACCACCCGCCGGGTGTGGCTGCGCGGCGCGAAGACCGGACGGCAGGCCCTGCTGCTCGCCTTCGGCCGCCCCGGCCAGGCCCCCGACCTGGCGCTGCCCACCGGCCGCCTGCTGGAGGCCGAGCTGGCCTACCACCCGGGGGCGCGCCCGCTGCGGGCGGTCCTCGGCACCCGCTACGGCAGCCCGGAGCCCGCCCCGGCCGCCGCGCCCGCGGGTCTGACGCCCGCCGGGGCACTCGCCGAGTACGGCGCCGCCGTCGCCGAGGACCCGTGGCTGGACGGCTGGCCGACCGTCCTGGCCGACGTGGTGCCGGTCCGCACCCCGGACGGCTGGCAGCTCACCGACGGCACGCACAGCCTGCCGGTGCGCCGCGGCGCGCTGCCCGAACCGGCCCTGTGGCGGCTCGCCGCGGTCTCCGCCGGGCACCCCGTCACGCTGTTCGGCGAGTGCGGCCACCGCGGCTTCGCCCCCGTCACCGCGTGGGACGCCGAGCACCGGCCCGTCCCGCTCGGCTGA
- a CDS encoding cobalamin B12-binding domain-containing protein: MVVSGPIRVVVAKPGLDGHDRGAKVIARALRDAGMEVIYTGLHQTPEQIVDTAIQEDADGIGLSILSGAHMTLCAKVIELLKERDAADIKVFCGGIIPDADITELKALGVADIFTPGTSTQDVVSWVQSNLRAS, encoded by the coding sequence ATGGTGGTGTCGGGGCCGATCCGAGTCGTGGTCGCCAAGCCCGGGCTCGACGGGCACGACCGGGGAGCCAAGGTCATCGCGCGGGCGCTGCGCGACGCCGGCATGGAGGTCATCTACACCGGCCTCCACCAGACCCCCGAGCAGATCGTCGACACGGCGATCCAGGAGGACGCGGACGGCATCGGCCTGTCCATCCTCTCCGGCGCGCACATGACCCTCTGCGCGAAGGTGATCGAGCTCCTCAAGGAGCGCGACGCCGCGGACATCAAGGTCTTCTGCGGCGGGATCATCCCCGACGCGGACATCACCGAGCTCAAGGCGCTCGGCGTCGCCGACATCTTCACCCCGGGCACCTCCACCCAGGACGTCGTCAGCTGGGTGCAGTCCAACCTGCGCGCCAGCTGA